A single Microbacterium protaetiae DNA region contains:
- the ettA gene encoding energy-dependent translational throttle protein EttA, whose product MAEYIYQMVRARKAVGDKLILDDVTMAFLPGAKIGMVGPNGAGKSTILKIMAGLDHPSNGEATLSPGYSVGILMQEPELDEAKTVLENIQEGVAIKGKLDRFNEISALMSDPDADFDALLAEMGTLQEEIDAADAWDLDSQLEQAMDALRTPPGDAEVSTLSGGEKRRVALTRLLLQKPDLLLLDEPTNHLDAESVQWLEQHLQKYPGAVIAVTHDRYFLDNVAEWIAEVDRGRLIGYEGNYSTYLEKKGERLKVQGKKDAKLAKRLADELEWVRSNTKGRQAKSKARLARYEEMATEAERTRKLDFEEIQIPPGPRLGSVVIEAKKLQKGFEGRSLIDGLSFSLPPNGIVGVIGPNGVGKTTLFKTIVGLEDLDGGQLKIGETVQISYVDQTRAGIDPNKSLWEVVSDGLDIITVGKTEIPSRAYVSKFGFKGPDQQKKAGVLSGGERNRLNLALTLKQGGNLLLLDEPTNDLDVETLQSLENALLEFPGCAVVITHDRWFLDRIATHILAYEGTDENPDRWYWFEGNFEAYEKNKIERLGPDAANPHRSTYRKLTRD is encoded by the coding sequence ATGGCTGAATATATCTACCAGATGGTCCGCGCCCGCAAGGCGGTTGGCGACAAGCTGATCCTCGACGACGTCACCATGGCGTTCCTCCCCGGTGCGAAGATCGGCATGGTCGGTCCCAACGGCGCCGGAAAGTCGACGATCCTGAAGATCATGGCGGGCCTGGACCATCCGTCCAATGGCGAGGCGACCCTGTCGCCGGGTTATTCGGTCGGCATCCTGATGCAGGAGCCCGAGCTCGACGAGGCCAAGACCGTCTTGGAGAACATCCAGGAGGGCGTGGCGATCAAGGGCAAGCTCGACCGGTTCAACGAGATCTCGGCGCTGATGAGCGACCCTGACGCCGACTTCGACGCGCTGCTGGCCGAGATGGGCACGCTGCAGGAAGAGATCGACGCCGCCGACGCCTGGGATCTCGACTCTCAGCTCGAGCAGGCGATGGACGCGCTGCGCACCCCGCCCGGCGACGCCGAGGTCTCCACTCTCTCGGGCGGTGAGAAGCGGCGTGTGGCGCTGACCCGGCTGCTGCTGCAGAAGCCCGACCTGCTGCTGCTGGACGAGCCGACCAACCACCTCGACGCCGAGAGTGTGCAGTGGCTCGAGCAGCACCTGCAGAAGTACCCCGGTGCGGTGATCGCCGTCACCCACGATCGGTACTTCCTCGACAACGTCGCGGAGTGGATCGCCGAGGTCGACCGCGGTCGTCTGATCGGCTACGAGGGCAACTACTCGACCTATCTGGAGAAGAAGGGCGAGCGACTGAAGGTGCAGGGCAAGAAAGACGCCAAGCTCGCCAAGCGGCTCGCCGACGAACTGGAGTGGGTCCGCTCGAACACCAAGGGCCGCCAGGCGAAGTCGAAGGCGCGCCTGGCGCGCTATGAAGAGATGGCGACTGAGGCCGAGCGCACTCGAAAGCTCGACTTCGAAGAGATCCAGATTCCGCCGGGGCCGCGACTGGGCAGCGTCGTGATCGAGGCGAAGAAGCTGCAGAAGGGCTTCGAGGGCCGCTCGCTCATCGACGGACTGAGCTTCAGCCTGCCGCCGAACGGCATCGTCGGCGTGATCGGCCCCAACGGCGTCGGCAAGACGACCCTGTTCAAGACGATCGTGGGCCTGGAAGACCTCGACGGTGGGCAGCTCAAGATCGGTGAGACGGTCCAGATCAGCTACGTTGACCAGACTCGCGCCGGAATCGACCCGAACAAGTCGCTGTGGGAGGTCGTCTCGGACGGGCTGGACATCATCACGGTGGGCAAGACCGAGATCCCGTCGCGGGCCTACGTCTCCAAGTTCGGGTTCAAGGGGCCCGACCAGCAGAAGAAGGCCGGCGTCCTCTCGGGCGGTGAGCGCAACCGGCTCAATCTCGCGCTCACGCTGAAACAGGGCGGCAACCTGCTGCTGCTCGACGAGCCGACGAACGACCTCGATGTGGAGACGCTGCAGTCGCTCGAGAACGCGCTGCTCGAGTTTCCCGGCTGTGCGGTGGTCATCACCCACGACCGGTGGTTCCTCGATCGCATCGCCACGCACATCCTTGCCTACGAGGGCACCGACGAGAACCCCGACCGCTGGTACTGGTTCGAGGGCAACTTCGAGGCCTACGAGAAGAACAAGATCGAGCGACTCGGGCCCGACGCGGCGAACCCGCATCGTTCCACGTACCGAAAGCTCACCCGTGACTGA
- a CDS encoding DUF6993 domain-containing protein, protein MTPTASTPTATPSPTAPALVPDGTADDNLPLFREVTRQVWAGKDKVHGRAYVDALVKAGFDKTAMQVTEDYSTVGNPAETLQFSVRWNDGQCLIGQVGPETGKPVTTVLPGLADGTCLLGDTRDIDW, encoded by the coding sequence GTGACCCCCACCGCCTCGACTCCGACCGCGACGCCCAGTCCGACGGCGCCCGCACTGGTGCCCGACGGCACCGCCGACGACAATCTGCCGCTGTTCCGAGAGGTGACGCGGCAGGTGTGGGCGGGCAAAGACAAGGTGCACGGCCGTGCCTACGTCGACGCCCTCGTGAAGGCGGGTTTCGACAAGACGGCGATGCAGGTCACCGAGGACTACTCGACGGTCGGCAACCCCGCCGAGACCCTGCAGTTCTCGGTGCGGTGGAACGACGGCCAGTGCCTGATCGGGCAGGTCGGCCCCGAGACCGGCAAGCCGGTCACCACGGTGCTTCCGGGTCTTGCCGACGGCACCTGCCTGCTGGGAGACACGCGCGACATCGATTGGTGA
- the ssb gene encoding single-stranded DNA-binding protein — protein sequence MNDTITIMGNLAADPVQRFIGSGTTVTSFRVASSRRYLDKKTGNWVDGEPNWYQVSAFRALGEHAFTSLRKGERVIVTGRLSVRHWENEKGKGVSVEIEAEAVGHDLRWGTTKYTRVERGDQWQVPAGAAAGGEGPGLEGQSTGEWVTAVPGAPADGAPVEGGPEAGRDWGGAPVAAQPAPAQPAELGERVADRDLADAPF from the coding sequence ATGAACGACACGATCACGATCATGGGAAATCTCGCCGCCGACCCCGTGCAGCGCTTCATCGGCAGTGGGACGACGGTCACCAGTTTTCGGGTGGCCAGCAGCCGCAGATATCTCGACAAGAAGACGGGCAACTGGGTGGACGGCGAGCCGAACTGGTATCAGGTCTCGGCGTTCCGTGCGCTCGGTGAACACGCCTTCACGTCGTTGCGCAAGGGCGAGCGGGTCATCGTCACCGGCCGGCTGAGCGTGCGGCATTGGGAGAACGAGAAGGGCAAGGGCGTCAGCGTCGAGATCGAGGCCGAAGCCGTCGGCCACGATCTGCGGTGGGGAACGACGAAGTACACCAGGGTCGAGCGCGGTGACCAGTGGCAGGTGCCGGCAGGCGCCGCGGCCGGTGGCGAGGGTCCCGGCCTCGAGGGTCAGAGCACGGGCGAGTGGGTCACGGCAGTGCCCGGTGCGCCCGCCGACGGGGCCCCCGTCGAGGGTGGGCCAGAGGCGGGGCGCGACTGGGGCGGAGCACCGGTTGCGGCGCAGCCGGCGCCCGCGCAGCCTGCCGAGCTGGGCGAGCGGGTGGCCGACCGCGACCTGGCCGACGCACCATTCTGA
- a CDS encoding methyltransferase → MSEQTTEHGTRHAVWVAYGSGGVVGSIREDESGWTVTMAGADQAAGTYPSMEVAKAALHSAMTPGSDWPRFEQH, encoded by the coding sequence ATGAGTGAGCAGACGACGGAGCATGGGACGCGGCACGCGGTGTGGGTGGCCTATGGATCGGGTGGTGTGGTCGGCAGCATTCGCGAAGACGAGAGCGGCTGGACCGTCACAATGGCCGGCGCCGACCAGGCGGCGGGGACATATCCCTCGATGGAAGTGGCCAAGGCTGCGCTGCATTCGGCGATGACGCCCGGCAGCGATTGGCCGCGGTTCGAGCAGCACTGA
- the orn gene encoding oligoribonuclease: MAGASENDRLVWIDCEMTGLDLSVDELVEIAVIVTDFELNALDPGLQIVIRPTPAALDHMGEFVTKMHTTSGLLEEIPHGVSLEEAEDRTLAYIKSFVPLAGKAPLAGNTIGTDRMFLAKYMSRVDTWLHYRNVDVSSIKELSRRWYPRAYFHAPAKDGGHRALADIRESIRELAYYRDAVFVPQPGPSSDDAKAAAAAAVSSFAAQV, from the coding sequence ATGGCGGGAGCATCCGAAAACGACCGGCTCGTATGGATCGACTGCGAGATGACGGGACTCGACCTCAGCGTCGACGAACTCGTCGAGATCGCCGTCATCGTGACCGATTTCGAATTGAACGCGCTCGATCCGGGCTTGCAGATCGTGATCCGCCCCACGCCGGCCGCGCTCGACCATATGGGCGAGTTCGTCACGAAGATGCACACCACCTCGGGGCTGCTCGAAGAGATCCCGCATGGCGTGAGCCTGGAAGAGGCTGAGGATCGCACCCTCGCCTACATCAAGAGCTTCGTGCCGCTGGCGGGCAAGGCGCCGCTGGCGGGGAACACGATCGGAACCGACCGGATGTTCCTGGCGAAGTACATGTCTCGGGTCGACACCTGGCTGCACTATCGCAACGTCGACGTGTCCAGCATCAAGGAGCTCTCCCGACGCTGGTACCCGCGCGCGTACTTCCACGCGCCCGCGAAAGACGGCGGCCACCGCGCCCTCGCCGACATCCGTGAATCGATCCGCGAACTCGCCTACTACCGCGACGCGGTCTTCGTTCCTCAGCCCGGTCCGAGCAGTGACGATGCGAAGGCGGCCGCTGCCGCCGCCGTTTCGTCGTTTGCGGCCCAGGTATGA
- a CDS encoding metallopeptidase family protein, producing the protein MLQMDAEAFEALVVAELDRLPDDMVDGLDNVVFVVEDRPEDGSLDLLGLYDGWALTERDRYGGGELPDRIIVYREPHLDVCADEDELRGEVHTTLVHEIAHFYGIDDQRLHELGWA; encoded by the coding sequence ATGCTGCAGATGGATGCCGAGGCTTTCGAAGCCCTCGTCGTCGCCGAGCTAGACCGGCTTCCCGACGACATGGTCGACGGGCTCGACAATGTCGTATTCGTGGTCGAAGACCGTCCCGAAGACGGCAGTCTCGACCTGCTCGGACTGTACGACGGCTGGGCACTCACCGAGCGCGACCGCTACGGCGGGGGCGAACTGCCCGATCGCATCATCGTCTACCGCGAACCGCACCTCGACGTCTGTGCCGACGAAGACGAGTTGCGCGGCGAAGTGCACACCACCCTCGTGCACGAGATCGCGCACTTCTATGGGATCGACGACCAACGCCTGCACGAACTGGGGTGGGCATGA
- the clpS gene encoding ATP-dependent Clp protease adapter ClpS, producing MTALASPDTREDVDLHEAANPDQPWQTVVWNDPVNLMSYVVRVLQQYFGYSREVATRLMLAVHHEGRAVVAEGPREQMELHAQAMHDYGLWATVRKAPQ from the coding sequence ATGACCGCGCTGGCCTCCCCCGACACGCGTGAGGACGTCGACCTGCACGAGGCGGCAAACCCCGATCAGCCGTGGCAGACCGTGGTGTGGAACGATCCGGTGAACCTGATGAGCTATGTCGTCCGGGTGCTGCAGCAGTACTTCGGATACTCCCGCGAGGTCGCCACCCGTCTGATGCTCGCCGTGCATCACGAAGGCCGCGCCGTGGTGGCCGAGGGGCCGCGCGAACAGATGGAACTGCACGCCCAGGCCATGCACGACTACGGCTTGTGGGCAACCGTTCGAAAGGCACCGCAATGA
- a CDS encoding DUF2017 family protein — MSETAMALTRIETVNLAELLRQFRELMDAADSADPAVQRLTPDAYPDDARSSRQFRDLTASDLLARRDADAAAVLDSLGAPLAAPDNETAAREEITLSLSADQLEAWLRTLAALRLVIASRLGVTSEDDHDPSDPRYAVYEWLGYRLEMLIQLTE; from the coding sequence ATGAGCGAGACGGCGATGGCCCTCACCCGGATCGAGACGGTGAACCTCGCCGAACTGCTGCGGCAGTTCCGCGAGCTGATGGATGCCGCTGACTCGGCCGACCCGGCGGTGCAGCGACTCACACCCGATGCGTACCCCGACGACGCCCGCTCATCACGGCAGTTCCGCGATCTGACGGCATCCGATCTGCTGGCTCGACGCGACGCCGACGCCGCCGCTGTGCTCGATTCGTTGGGAGCCCCGCTCGCCGCGCCCGACAACGAGACGGCGGCCCGCGAGGAGATCACGCTCTCGCTGTCCGCCGACCAGCTCGAGGCCTGGCTGCGCACACTGGCGGCGCTGCGCCTGGTGATCGCCTCGCGTCTGGGCGTCACGAGCGAAGACGACCATGACCCCTCCGATCCGCGGTACGCCGTGTATGAGTGGCTCGGGTACCGGCTGGAGATGCTCATCCAGCTCACGGAGTGA
- a CDS encoding DNA polymerase IV, whose protein sequence is MGRGDGSGRRVSPAGADDTGAGILHVDMDAFYASVEVLDDPSLRGKPVIVGGVEGRGVVSSATYEARRYGVRSAMPVGQALRLCPSAIVVPPHFPRYLELSARVMDIFHEVTPLVEPLSIDEAFLDVRGARRLWGTPGQIARMLRSRVHEHTGLSCSVGAAATKHVAKIASTMSKPDGLLIVAEADTEAFLAPLSVRALWGVGPKASEALESRGIRTVRDIRETPRAVLERTLGATMGDRIWHLARGLDAREVQTERIEKSIGHEETFRTDIADDRILRAELRRLADRVGARLREAGWEARTVSIKVRFADFTTLTRAQTLPEPTAVGQRIGAAALELFDQLERPLPIRLIGVRTEKLRAGGSGALALWDDDAEWRQVEGALDDATARFGAGAVTRAALLGTRRDVGGVTHHPPVRRRD, encoded by the coding sequence ATGGGACGCGGCGACGGATCGGGCAGACGTGTGTCGCCTGCGGGTGCCGACGACACCGGTGCCGGCATTCTGCACGTCGACATGGACGCCTTCTATGCATCTGTCGAGGTGCTCGACGACCCCTCGCTGCGCGGCAAACCGGTCATCGTGGGCGGAGTCGAAGGGCGTGGCGTCGTCTCCAGCGCCACCTACGAGGCGCGACGATACGGAGTGCGGTCGGCGATGCCGGTGGGCCAAGCCCTGCGCCTGTGCCCGAGCGCCATCGTGGTGCCCCCGCACTTTCCGCGGTATCTCGAGCTGTCGGCGCGGGTCATGGACATCTTTCATGAGGTCACCCCGCTCGTCGAGCCGCTCTCGATCGACGAGGCGTTCCTCGACGTACGCGGGGCCCGTCGATTGTGGGGCACGCCGGGCCAGATCGCCCGGATGCTGCGCTCGCGCGTGCACGAGCACACCGGTCTGAGCTGCAGTGTGGGGGCGGCGGCCACCAAGCACGTCGCGAAGATCGCGTCGACGATGAGCAAGCCCGATGGACTGCTCATCGTCGCCGAGGCCGACACCGAGGCGTTTCTGGCGCCGCTGAGCGTGCGCGCGCTGTGGGGCGTGGGGCCGAAGGCGTCCGAAGCGCTGGAGTCACGGGGCATCCGCACCGTGCGAGACATCCGCGAGACGCCGCGAGCGGTGCTTGAGCGCACCCTGGGCGCGACGATGGGCGACCGCATCTGGCATCTTGCGCGCGGACTCGACGCCCGTGAGGTGCAGACCGAGCGCATCGAGAAGAGCATCGGCCACGAAGAGACCTTCCGCACCGACATCGCCGACGACCGCATCCTGCGCGCCGAGCTGCGCCGGCTCGCCGATCGCGTGGGCGCCCGTCTGCGCGAGGCGGGGTGGGAGGCGCGGACCGTCTCGATCAAGGTGCGCTTCGCCGACTTCACCACCCTCACCCGCGCGCAGACGCTGCCCGAACCGACGGCTGTCGGGCAGCGCATCGGTGCTGCGGCGCTGGAACTTTTCGACCAGCTTGAGCGGCCCCTGCCGATCAGGCTGATCGGCGTGCGCACCGAGAAACTGCGGGCGGGTGGGAGCGGCGCGCTCGCGCTGTGGGATGACGACGCCGAGTGGCGGCAGGTCGAGGGGGCGCTCGATGACGCGACGGCGCGTTTCGGCGCGGGCGCGGTCACCCGCGCGGCATTGCTGGGCACGCGGCGCGACGTCGGCGGGGTCACGCATCACCCGCCGGTTCGTCGCCGTGATTGA
- the gatB gene encoding Asp-tRNA(Asn)/Glu-tRNA(Gln) amidotransferase subunit GatB, which yields MAAKIMDFDRALELFEPVLGFEVHVELNTATKMFSAAPNSFGREPNTDLAPVDLGLPGSMPVVNEQAVRYSISLGLALGCSIAESSRFARKNYFYPDLGKNYQISQYDEPIAYEGEVEVELEDGTLVTVPIERAHMEEDAGKLTHVGGAAGRIQGAEYSLVDYNRAGVPLVEIVTKPIIGAEHRAPELGAAYVRTIRDIVLSLGISDARMERGNLRCDANVSLRPRGQQKLGTRTETKNVNSMRSVQRAVRYEIQRQAAILAEGGTITQETRHWHEDTGVTSAGRPKSDADDYRYFPEPDLLPVVPSAELVEQLRAALPEPPAVRRRRLKTEWGFTDLEFQDVANGGVLVEVEQTIAAGATPTAARKWWTTEIPRLANAAGREASELVEPSAVAELQKLVDAGTLTDKLARQVLEGMVAGEGTPQQIVDARGLAVVSDDGALIAAIDEALAAQPDVLAKIKDGKVQAAGAIIGAVMKAMRGQADAARVRELILERAAE from the coding sequence ATGGCTGCGAAGATCATGGACTTCGATCGGGCCCTCGAGCTGTTCGAGCCGGTGCTCGGCTTCGAGGTGCACGTCGAGCTCAACACCGCCACCAAGATGTTCTCTGCCGCGCCGAACTCGTTCGGCCGCGAGCCCAACACCGACCTTGCACCGGTCGATCTGGGTCTTCCCGGATCGATGCCCGTGGTCAACGAGCAGGCCGTGCGTTACTCGATCAGCCTGGGCCTGGCCCTGGGCTGCTCGATCGCCGAGTCGAGCCGCTTCGCGCGCAAGAACTACTTCTACCCCGACCTGGGCAAGAACTACCAGATCTCACAGTACGACGAGCCGATCGCGTACGAGGGCGAGGTCGAGGTCGAGCTCGAAGACGGCACGCTGGTGACGGTGCCGATCGAGCGTGCGCACATGGAAGAGGATGCCGGAAAGCTGACGCACGTCGGTGGGGCGGCCGGTCGCATCCAGGGGGCGGAATACTCCCTGGTCGACTACAACCGTGCCGGCGTGCCGCTGGTCGAGATCGTCACCAAGCCGATCATCGGCGCCGAGCACCGCGCTCCCGAGCTGGGCGCGGCCTATGTGCGCACGATCCGCGACATCGTCCTGTCGCTGGGCATCTCCGACGCCCGCATGGAGCGCGGCAACCTGCGCTGCGACGCGAACGTGTCGTTGCGGCCCCGGGGGCAGCAGAAGCTCGGCACCCGCACCGAGACGAAGAACGTCAACTCGATGCGTTCGGTGCAGCGCGCCGTGCGCTACGAGATCCAGCGTCAGGCGGCGATCCTCGCCGAGGGTGGCACCATCACGCAAGAGACCCGGCACTGGCACGAAGACACCGGCGTCACCTCGGCGGGCCGACCGAAGTCGGATGCCGACGACTACCGGTACTTCCCCGAGCCCGATCTGCTGCCCGTCGTCCCTTCCGCCGAGCTCGTCGAGCAGCTGCGTGCGGCATTGCCTGAGCCGCCCGCCGTACGTCGGCGCCGGCTGAAGACCGAGTGGGGCTTCACCGATCTCGAGTTCCAGGATGTCGCCAACGGTGGCGTGCTCGTCGAGGTCGAGCAGACGATCGCGGCGGGCGCCACGCCGACCGCCGCCCGCAAGTGGTGGACGACCGAGATCCCCCGTCTGGCCAATGCGGCCGGGCGCGAGGCCAGCGAGCTGGTCGAGCCGTCGGCGGTGGCCGAGCTGCAGAAGCTCGTCGACGCCGGCACGCTCACCGACAAGCTCGCTCGGCAGGTGCTCGAGGGCATGGTGGCAGGCGAAGGCACGCCGCAGCAGATCGTGGATGCGCGCGGCCTGGCTGTCGTCTCCGACGATGGCGCGCTGATCGCGGCCATCGATGAAGCGCTGGCCGCGCAGCCCGACGTGCTCGCCAAGATCAAGGACGGCAAGGTGCAGGCCGCCGGCGCGATCATCGGCGCGGTCATGAAGGCGATGCGCGGCCAGGCCGACGCGGCCCGGGTGCGCGAACTCATCCTGGAGCGCGCAGCCGAGTAG
- the gatA gene encoding Asp-tRNA(Asn)/Glu-tRNA(Gln) amidotransferase subunit GatA, producing the protein MSDITRLTAAALADKLASGEVSSVEVTQAHLDRIAAVDGDVHAFLHVNEKALDAAADIDRRRAAGEQLGPIAGVPLAVKDVLVTTDMPSTSGSKILEGYMSPFDATVVARARQAGLIPLGKTNMDEFAMGSSTEHSAYGPTHNPWDLERIPGGSGGGSAAAVAAFEAPLALGSDTGGSIRQPAHVTGTVGLKPTYGGVSRYGAIALASSLDQVGPVTRTVLDAGLLHDVIGGHDPHDSTSLTDAWPSFADAAREGARGDVLKGLKIGVITELPDSGFQTGVASSFRATLDLLQAQGADIVEISAPHFEYGVAAYYLILPAEASSNLAKFDSVRFGLRVDVPGGTVEDVMAATRDAGFGDEVKRRIILGTYALSAGYYDAYYGSAQKVRTLIQRDFDEAFGKVDVIATPSAPTTAFKIGEKIDDPLQMYLNDLTTIPANLAGVPGISIPSGLASDDGLPVGIQFLAPAREDARLYRVGAATEAVLVDSWGGPLLDRAPVLGGAR; encoded by the coding sequence GTGAGCGACATCACCCGCCTGACAGCTGCGGCGCTCGCCGACAAGCTCGCCAGTGGCGAGGTCTCGTCGGTCGAGGTCACGCAGGCGCACCTGGATCGCATCGCCGCCGTCGACGGCGACGTGCACGCGTTCCTGCACGTGAACGAGAAGGCCCTGGATGCCGCCGCCGACATCGATCGCCGACGCGCGGCCGGCGAGCAGCTCGGCCCGATCGCCGGTGTTCCGCTGGCGGTGAAGGACGTGCTGGTCACCACCGACATGCCCTCCACGAGCGGATCCAAGATCCTCGAGGGCTACATGTCGCCGTTCGATGCGACCGTCGTCGCCCGAGCGCGCCAGGCGGGACTCATCCCGCTCGGCAAGACCAACATGGACGAGTTCGCGATGGGCTCGTCCACCGAGCACTCCGCCTACGGCCCGACGCACAATCCGTGGGACCTCGAGCGCATTCCCGGCGGCTCGGGGGGTGGCTCGGCCGCGGCCGTTGCGGCGTTCGAGGCGCCGCTCGCGCTCGGCTCCGACACCGGCGGGTCGATCCGCCAGCCCGCGCACGTCACCGGCACGGTGGGGCTGAAGCCCACCTACGGGGGAGTGAGCCGCTACGGCGCGATAGCCCTCGCATCATCGCTCGACCAGGTCGGCCCGGTCACCCGCACGGTGCTCGACGCCGGACTGCTGCACGACGTGATCGGCGGGCACGACCCGCACGATTCCACGTCGCTGACCGATGCCTGGCCGTCGTTCGCCGATGCCGCCCGCGAGGGCGCGCGCGGTGACGTGCTGAAGGGGCTGAAGATCGGGGTGATCACCGAGCTGCCCGACAGCGGCTTCCAGACCGGCGTGGCCTCCTCCTTCCGGGCCACCCTCGACCTGCTGCAGGCGCAGGGCGCCGACATCGTCGAGATCAGCGCCCCGCACTTCGAATACGGCGTCGCCGCTTACTATCTGATCCTGCCGGCGGAGGCCTCCAGCAACCTGGCGAAGTTCGACTCGGTGCGCTTCGGCCTGCGGGTCGACGTTCCCGGCGGCACCGTCGAAGACGTGATGGCGGCCACCCGCGACGCCGGCTTCGGCGACGAGGTCAAACGCCGCATCATCCTGGGCACCTACGCGCTGTCGGCCGGCTATTACGACGCGTACTACGGCTCGGCGCAGAAGGTGCGCACGCTCATCCAGCGCGATTTCGACGAGGCGTTCGGAAAGGTCGACGTCATCGCCACCCCTTCGGCGCCGACCACGGCGTTCAAGATCGGCGAGAAGATCGACGACCCGCTCCAGATGTACCTGAACGACCTGACCACGATCCCGGCGAACCTCGCCGGGGTCCCCGGCATCTCGATTCCCTCAGGATTGGCGTCCGACGACGGCCTTCCGGTCGGCATCCAGTTCCTGGCGCCGGCGCGCGAAGACGCCCGGCTGTACCGTGTGGGCGCGGCGACCGAAGCCGTGCTCGTCGACTCGTGGGGCGGCCCGCTGCTGGATCGCGCCCCCGTTCTGGGAGGGGCACGCTGA
- the gatC gene encoding Asp-tRNA(Asn)/Glu-tRNA(Gln) amidotransferase subunit GatC encodes MSEITPDLVRHLGVLARIQLSDEEVERLTGQLDVIVDNIAKVSQVATPDVVATSHPIPLQNVFRPDEVGETLTREQALHNAPDAADGRFRVTAILGEEQ; translated from the coding sequence GTGTCTGAAATCACCCCCGATCTCGTGCGCCATCTCGGTGTGCTCGCGCGCATCCAACTGAGCGACGAGGAGGTCGAGCGGCTCACCGGTCAGCTCGACGTCATCGTCGACAACATCGCGAAGGTGTCTCAGGTCGCCACCCCCGATGTGGTGGCCACGAGCCACCCGATCCCGCTGCAGAACGTTTTCCGGCCCGATGAGGTGGGCGAAACGCTCACCCGCGAGCAGGCACTGCACAACGCGCCCGATGCCGCAGACGGCCGATTCCGCGTCACCGCGATTCTGGGGGAGGAACAGTGA